A single window of Vibrio stylophorae DNA harbors:
- a CDS encoding ACP phosphodiesterase, whose translation MRFDLLHDFADHQRMNYFAHILLSPLDIDYQLGNLLADPLKARPWPQCSAAHQAGLQLHLKIDRFTDAHPCVAQSKARLGDKGRLRGVVVDIAYDYLLHQHWAQFVTLDKSQFLQQFHQQALQQVSILPDSVQIMVARLVRYQVLASYQSIQGIQTALSRLDNRLSSRVLARESASQYAQQLEDVLPEMASDFCDFFSDLIIHLQAQVDLPHLIASR comes from the coding sequence TTGCGATTTGATTTATTGCATGACTTTGCCGATCATCAGCGCATGAACTATTTCGCCCATATACTCCTGTCACCGCTCGATATTGATTATCAGCTTGGTAATTTACTTGCTGATCCCTTAAAAGCGCGGCCATGGCCGCAGTGCTCCGCCGCGCATCAAGCTGGTTTACAGCTGCATCTTAAAATTGACCGCTTTACGGATGCTCATCCTTGCGTTGCGCAAAGTAAAGCGCGCTTAGGCGATAAGGGGCGGCTGCGAGGTGTGGTGGTGGATATTGCCTATGACTATCTGTTGCACCAGCATTGGGCGCAGTTTGTCACGCTTGATAAATCGCAGTTTTTACAGCAGTTTCACCAGCAAGCATTGCAGCAAGTGTCGATATTGCCCGATTCTGTGCAAATCATGGTCGCGCGCTTGGTGCGTTATCAAGTGCTTGCAAGTTATCAGTCGATTCAAGGGATTCAAACGGCGCTATCACGGCTTGATAATCGTTTGTCCTCGCGCGTTTTAGCCCGTGAATCGGCCAGCCAGTATGCTCAGCAACTTGAAGACGTATTGCCTGAGATGGCGTCTGATTTTTGCGATTTTTTTAGCGATTTAATCATCCACCTGCAAGCGCAGGTGGATTTGCCGCATTTAATCGCGAGTCGATAA
- a CDS encoding dCMP deaminase family protein, which yields MISKWSVRFYQMAELVASWSKDPSTQVGAVITSGNRIISVGFNGYATGVSDSAHIDDREMKLLKTIHAEENAILFAQRSLEGCEIYVTHFPCPNCAAKLIQTGIKSVYCPEQSEDFLSRWGEKIRVSDDMFKQAGVTVHWLPLDELAKQNNR from the coding sequence ATGATCTCAAAATGGTCTGTGCGTTTTTATCAAATGGCGGAGTTGGTTGCGTCTTGGAGTAAGGATCCATCCACGCAAGTGGGCGCGGTGATCACCTCAGGAAACCGCATTATTTCTGTGGGGTTTAATGGTTATGCCACGGGTGTTTCTGATAGTGCGCATATTGACGACCGCGAAATGAAACTCCTTAAAACCATTCATGCAGAAGAAAATGCGATCCTGTTTGCTCAGCGTAGCCTTGAAGGATGTGAAATTTATGTCACGCATTTTCCTTGCCCAAATTGCGCCGCTAAGCTGATTCAAACCGGTATTAAATCGGTTTACTGTCCGGAGCAAAGTGAAGATTTTCTATCTCGCTGGGGCGAAAAGATTCGCGTGAGCGATGATATGTTTAAGCAAGCTGGGGTCACCGTACATTGGTTGCCTCTGGATGAACTTGCAAAGCAAAATAATCGATAA
- a CDS encoding coniferyl aldehyde dehydrogenase: MQTLSNDFQALKQAQQQQPLDASTRRELLLQLKNAILSQQSLLVEALSHDYGYRSTFDSVLADIMPCVHHLNYTLKHLKGWMHPQKRRAGLSLWPSTLEVHYQTKGVVGIIVPWNFPINLSLNPLVTALAAGNRVMVKLSELTPQTNAALRQLLAPFAQWICVVEGEQAIAAQFSALPFDHLLFTGSTKVGKLVAQAAAKNLTPITLELGGKSPVVILPDADLTHSIDAILLGKCINAGQICVAPDYVLLPQALKADFIARYFERFQHHYPQAMGNHSAVHALSHIINDQHHQRLQHYLDDAKNKGAQIHCPIAQQVPPSERLMWPHLVTEVSEQMLLMQEEIFGPILPLIGYQSPNEAVAYINAHAKPLALYILGQDKHLQQQIMTSTQSGSVAINDTLLQVSADDAPFGGVGDSGMGHYHGEEGFRTFSHARTVLRTPRWLPRAALLLRHKEKALQFLAKFFLK, translated from the coding sequence ATGCAAACTCTGAGCAATGATTTTCAGGCATTAAAACAAGCACAGCAGCAACAACCGCTCGATGCCAGCACTCGCCGAGAGCTGCTTTTGCAGTTAAAAAACGCCATTTTGTCACAGCAATCGCTGCTAGTTGAGGCGCTCAGTCATGATTATGGCTACCGCTCAACCTTTGATTCAGTGCTCGCAGATATCATGCCCTGCGTTCATCATCTCAACTACACGCTCAAACATCTCAAAGGCTGGATGCATCCACAAAAGCGCCGCGCAGGGCTCTCGCTTTGGCCATCAACGCTTGAGGTGCACTATCAAACCAAAGGTGTGGTGGGGATTATTGTGCCGTGGAACTTCCCCATCAATCTCAGCCTCAATCCCTTAGTGACCGCCCTTGCAGCGGGTAATCGGGTGATGGTGAAGCTAAGCGAGCTGACACCGCAGACCAACGCGGCGCTGCGCCAACTTTTAGCACCTTTTGCCCAGTGGATTTGTGTTGTGGAAGGTGAGCAAGCGATCGCCGCGCAATTTAGCGCCCTGCCCTTTGATCATCTGCTCTTTACAGGCTCCACCAAGGTGGGCAAATTGGTCGCACAAGCCGCTGCGAAAAATCTAACCCCCATCACCTTAGAACTTGGGGGAAAATCGCCCGTGGTGATCCTACCCGATGCCGATTTAACTCACAGTATCGATGCCATTTTGCTGGGCAAATGCATCAATGCCGGGCAAATTTGTGTGGCGCCAGACTACGTATTGCTGCCACAGGCGCTGAAAGCCGATTTTATTGCCCGCTATTTTGAGCGATTCCAGCATCACTACCCTCAGGCCATGGGAAATCATTCCGCTGTGCATGCTCTGAGCCATATCATCAATGATCAGCACCACCAGCGACTTCAACACTATCTAGACGATGCCAAGAACAAAGGCGCGCAAATTCACTGCCCGATTGCGCAGCAAGTGCCGCCAAGCGAGCGATTGATGTGGCCACATCTAGTCACTGAGGTCAGTGAGCAAATGCTTTTAATGCAAGAGGAAATCTTTGGTCCGATTTTGCCGCTCATAGGCTATCAAAGCCCAAATGAAGCCGTGGCCTATATCAATGCACACGCTAAGCCATTGGCGCTCTATATTCTTGGCCAAGATAAACACTTACAACAACAGATCATGACAAGTACCCAAAGTGGTAGCGTCGCGATCAACGATACCCTACTACAGGTGAGCGCTGATGACGCGCCCTTTGGCGGCGTAGGTGATTCTGGAATGGGTCATTACCATGGCGAAGAGGGATTTCGCACCTTTAGCCATGCGCGCACAGTGCTACGCACGCCAAGGTGGCTACCGCGCGCCGCCCTCTTACTACGGCATAAAGAAAAGGCGTTGCAATTTTTAGCCAAGTTCTTTTTGAAATAG
- the acs gene encoding acetate--CoA ligase → MTDTHKSELYYPSEDVIAQANVSDYQALYDYSVQDREGFWAEQAAQLSWFKPWDRVLDESNAPFYQWFVGGEINIVHNAIDRHLLNANRNKMAIIWEGENGQVRNYSYNGLNREVCQFANVLKSMGVNKGDIVTIYMPQIPELVFAMLACAKIGAVHSVVYGGFSQEALASRIDDAQSRVLITADGGWRRGKAVDLKSVADEAMKRSPSIEVCICVKNNELDVDMEPARDFWLHDLKALPIASPKCETEPTSAEDPLFILYTSGTTGRPKGMLHTHGGYAVYTSTTHRMAFDIKPEDRWWCAADPGWITGHSYIVYGPLINGATLMLYEGAPNYPYPNRWWQIIENYGINILYTSPTAIRGLMRFGDRWPQKHDLSSLRLLGSVGEPINPEAWKWYHHVIGQDKCPIIDTWWQTETGGFMACPLPITPLKPGSATKPFFGNVMKVVDDQGNAVAANEEGKLVIENPWPGMARTIFNDDARYQELYWSQQADGHWRYLAGDSAKIDDDGYIWVIGRMDEVLKVSGYRLGTAEIESALVSNHNVSEAAAIGLPHELKGSAIHTYVILKEGATASKDLAVELREHVAKEMGRIAMPESVEFVESLPKTRSGKIMRRVLKARALGQDEGDLSTLEE, encoded by the coding sequence ATGACCGATACCCATAAGAGCGAACTTTACTATCCCAGTGAAGATGTAATCGCCCAAGCCAATGTCAGCGATTATCAGGCGCTATATGATTATTCTGTGCAAGACCGAGAGGGATTTTGGGCGGAGCAAGCCGCGCAGCTGTCTTGGTTTAAACCATGGGATCGCGTGCTCGATGAAAGTAACGCACCATTTTATCAATGGTTTGTTGGCGGTGAGATCAATATCGTGCACAACGCCATCGATCGGCATTTGCTTAATGCTAATCGCAACAAAATGGCCATTATTTGGGAGGGTGAGAACGGTCAAGTTCGCAATTACTCCTACAACGGTTTAAATCGTGAGGTGTGCCAATTTGCCAATGTGCTGAAAAGCATGGGGGTTAATAAAGGCGATATTGTGACCATCTATATGCCGCAAATCCCAGAGCTGGTTTTTGCCATGCTCGCCTGTGCCAAAATTGGTGCGGTTCACTCTGTGGTTTATGGCGGTTTTAGTCAAGAAGCCTTGGCATCACGTATTGATGATGCGCAATCACGGGTGCTCATCACCGCAGATGGAGGATGGCGCCGCGGTAAAGCGGTGGATCTTAAATCAGTGGCGGATGAGGCGATGAAACGCTCACCTTCGATTGAGGTGTGCATCTGTGTTAAAAACAATGAGCTAGATGTCGATATGGAGCCAGCGCGTGATTTTTGGCTGCATGACCTCAAAGCGCTGCCCATTGCGAGTCCAAAATGTGAAACCGAGCCCACCAGCGCCGAAGACCCGTTATTTATTCTTTATACCTCAGGTACCACGGGGCGCCCGAAAGGGATGCTGCATACCCATGGTGGTTATGCCGTGTATACCTCAACCACCCATCGTATGGCCTTTGATATTAAGCCAGAAGACCGCTGGTGGTGCGCTGCCGATCCTGGTTGGATCACCGGTCACAGCTATATCGTTTATGGCCCGCTGATTAATGGTGCCACCCTGATGCTCTATGAAGGCGCGCCCAATTATCCCTATCCTAATCGTTGGTGGCAGATTATTGAGAACTACGGCATCAATATTCTCTATACCTCTCCCACGGCGATTCGCGGCTTAATGCGCTTTGGCGACCGCTGGCCACAAAAGCATGATTTATCCAGTCTGCGTTTGCTGGGCAGTGTGGGTGAGCCTATTAATCCAGAGGCATGGAAGTGGTATCACCACGTGATTGGCCAAGATAAATGCCCGATTATCGATACTTGGTGGCAAACTGAAACCGGCGGTTTTATGGCTTGTCCATTGCCCATTACGCCACTCAAACCAGGCTCGGCGACTAAACCCTTCTTTGGCAATGTGATGAAAGTGGTGGATGACCAAGGCAATGCAGTTGCTGCTAATGAAGAGGGCAAATTGGTGATTGAAAACCCATGGCCCGGTATGGCGCGCACCATCTTTAATGATGATGCACGTTATCAAGAGCTGTATTGGTCGCAGCAAGCCGATGGTCACTGGCGATACCTCGCGGGCGATAGCGCAAAAATCGATGATGATGGTTATATCTGGGTCATTGGCCGTATGGATGAGGTACTAAAAGTCAGTGGTTATCGCTTGGGTACTGCCGAGATTGAAAGTGCATTAGTGAGCAATCACAACGTTAGTGAAGCAGCGGCGATTGGTTTACCCCATGAGCTGAAAGGTAGCGCTATTCACACCTATGTGATTTTAAAAGAGGGTGCCACTGCCAGTAAGGATTTAGCTGTGGAGCTGCGTGAGCATGTTGCCAAAGAGATGGGACGAATTGCTATGCCTGAATCTGTGGAGTTCGTGGAATCTTTACCTAAAACACGCTCGGGTAAAATTATGCGTCGCGTATTAAAAGCGCGGGCGTTGGGGCAAGATGAAGGTGATTTAAGCACACTTGAAGAGTAG